A portion of the Longimicrobiaceae bacterium genome contains these proteins:
- a CDS encoding molybdopterin-dependent oxidoreductase: MAEETTAIETVTCTIDGMEMTVPKGTRIIDAAAMAGIDAPHYCYHPGLSSPAQCRMCLVEVEKVPKLVPACTGQVADGNVIRTQSENALKAREGVLEFYMVNHPLDCPVCDQAGECKLQDYISAEGPAMGRLKEPKRVLGRDDFGGDVLFYADRCVMCTRCVRFMREVAQDERLGVVQRGSRNVIDTFFDEGLDGNLWADNIVDICPVGALVSKDFLHKARAWDLDRTPSVCPNCTQGCNIRLETRDNQVMRIKPRPNEEVNSHWMCDFGRLNYQWINRGGRIEAPLVRDASGRLSPVSWSEALTKLADALRGSRAGAKAVVSPFMANEDIGALRRVMEQVGGGSGVFRVETGEEVTLPGFPSLKLRTDRAANVHGAEAFGFTRTGDADGNGGIADLSSFDGTLFVLGDELADVDATFGASAGLFVYVGHFLAPAARNAHFVLPATTFAEMEGTFTNVQRRVQRFWPALQVPGMARPAWQILGVLLAGIGDEGAPGTAADAFHALGSVRPEFGTLQWADLGAGGALLPQPAAVGAGTQG, from the coding sequence TTGGCCGAAGAGACGACCGCGATCGAGACGGTGACCTGCACCATCGACGGCATGGAGATGACCGTTCCCAAGGGAACGCGCATCATCGACGCCGCGGCGATGGCGGGCATCGACGCGCCGCACTACTGCTACCACCCGGGCCTGAGCTCGCCGGCCCAGTGCCGCATGTGCCTGGTGGAGGTGGAGAAGGTGCCCAAGCTGGTGCCCGCGTGCACCGGCCAGGTGGCCGACGGCAACGTGATCCGCACGCAGAGCGAGAACGCGCTCAAGGCGCGCGAGGGCGTGCTGGAGTTCTACATGGTCAACCACCCGCTCGACTGCCCGGTCTGCGACCAGGCGGGCGAGTGCAAGCTCCAGGACTACATCTCGGCCGAGGGGCCGGCGATGGGGCGCCTGAAGGAGCCCAAGCGGGTGCTGGGCCGCGACGACTTCGGCGGCGACGTGCTCTTCTACGCGGACCGCTGCGTCATGTGCACGCGCTGCGTGCGCTTCATGCGCGAGGTCGCGCAGGACGAGCGCCTGGGCGTCGTCCAGCGCGGCAGCCGCAATGTCATCGACACCTTCTTCGACGAGGGTCTCGACGGCAACCTGTGGGCGGACAACATCGTCGACATCTGCCCGGTCGGCGCGCTGGTCAGCAAGGACTTCCTGCACAAGGCGCGGGCGTGGGACCTGGACCGGACGCCGTCCGTCTGCCCCAACTGCACGCAGGGCTGCAACATCCGCCTGGAGACGCGCGACAACCAGGTGATGCGCATCAAGCCGCGGCCCAACGAGGAGGTCAACTCGCACTGGATGTGCGACTTCGGCCGCCTCAACTACCAGTGGATCAACCGTGGCGGCCGCATCGAGGCCCCGCTCGTCCGCGACGCGTCGGGCCGCCTCTCTCCCGTCTCGTGGTCCGAGGCGCTGACCAAGCTGGCCGATGCGCTCCGCGGCTCGCGGGCCGGCGCGAAGGCAGTCGTCTCGCCCTTCATGGCGAACGAGGACATCGGCGCGCTCCGCCGGGTGATGGAGCAGGTGGGCGGCGGCAGCGGCGTCTTCCGCGTGGAGACGGGCGAAGAGGTGACGCTGCCCGGCTTCCCCAGCCTCAAGCTGCGGACGGACCGCGCGGCGAACGTGCACGGCGCCGAGGCTTTCGGCTTCACTCGCACGGGCGACGCGGACGGCAACGGCGGCATCGCCGACCTCTCGTCCTTCGACGGCACGCTCTTCGTGCTGGGCGACGAGCTGGCGGACGTGGATGCGACGTTCGGCGCGTCCGCCGGGCTGTTCGTCTACGTCGGGCACTTCCTCGCCCCGGCCGCGCGCAACGCGCATTTCGTCCTTCCCGCGACCACGTTCGCGGAGATGGAGGGCACGTTCACCAACGTGCAGCGCCGTGTGCAGCGCTTCTGGCCTGCGCTTCAGGTTCCGGGCATGGCGCGCCCCGCGTGGCAGATCCTGGGCGTGCTGCTCGCCGGCATCGGCGACGAGGGTGCTCCGGGCACGGCGGCGGATGCGTTCCACGCGCTGGGCAGCGTGCGGCCGGAGTTCGGCACGCTCCAGTGGGCGGACCTGGGCGCCGGGGGCGCGCTGCTTCCGCAGCCGGCGGCGGTGGGCGCGGGAACGCAGGGCTGA
- a CDS encoding complex I subunit 1 family protein, with amino-acid sequence MQAVTNSNLHDLGDTSFIVFSTIKVLVVFLVLLVVVALLTLLERKISAWMQDRLGPNRVGWQGLGQPAADGLKNILKEETHPTESNRVFFTLAPMLSIIPAMVTFAVIPFAAPLPTRWGVVPMVVADLPIGVLFLLAFSSLGVYGIVIAGWASYNKYALLGGLRAGAQMISYEIALGLSLMSVFFVTGNVSLSQMVWQQQEMHVPFGISLAVSFFFFFISSFAETNRLPFDLPEAESELVTGYHTEYSSMKFSMFFIAEYSHVLTVSALMATIFWGGWDIPLLQSDNMYGMANGHWVGHAPSVLITIATLLMFLAKTFIFILIFMLVRWTVPRFRYDQVMDLGWKIMLPAALVAVVATAATVLALDSYGIEPAGLYGPKLGGHAWLPVYGLTLTVVNVAMLAIVLWIMDRGRTLVGTGSLDEKRERARELARARAARHQLATGRNV; translated from the coding sequence ATGCAGGCCGTAACCAACTCGAACTTGCACGACCTGGGCGACACCTCCTTCATCGTCTTCTCGACGATCAAGGTGCTGGTGGTGTTCCTGGTGCTCCTGGTCGTCGTGGCGCTCCTCACGCTGCTGGAGCGCAAGATCAGCGCGTGGATGCAGGACCGCCTGGGCCCCAACCGCGTGGGCTGGCAGGGCCTGGGCCAGCCGGCGGCCGACGGGCTGAAGAACATCCTCAAGGAAGAGACGCACCCGACGGAGTCGAACCGGGTCTTCTTCACCCTGGCGCCCATGCTGTCCATCATCCCCGCGATGGTCACCTTCGCGGTGATCCCGTTCGCGGCGCCGCTGCCCACGCGCTGGGGCGTGGTGCCCATGGTGGTGGCGGACCTGCCCATCGGGGTACTCTTCCTGCTCGCGTTCTCGTCGCTGGGCGTGTACGGCATCGTGATCGCCGGGTGGGCCAGCTACAACAAGTACGCGCTGCTGGGCGGCCTTCGCGCCGGCGCGCAGATGATCTCGTACGAGATCGCGCTGGGCCTGTCGCTGATGAGCGTCTTCTTCGTCACCGGCAACGTGTCGCTGAGCCAGATGGTGTGGCAGCAGCAGGAGATGCACGTGCCGTTCGGCATCTCGCTGGCCGTCTCGTTCTTCTTCTTCTTCATCTCGTCGTTCGCCGAGACCAACCGCCTCCCCTTCGACCTCCCCGAGGCCGAGTCGGAGCTGGTGACCGGCTACCACACCGAATATTCGTCGATGAAGTTCAGCATGTTCTTCATCGCCGAGTACTCGCACGTGCTCACGGTGTCGGCGCTGATGGCCACGATCTTCTGGGGCGGGTGGGACATCCCGTTGCTCCAGTCGGACAACATGTACGGGATGGCGAACGGCCACTGGGTGGGCCACGCGCCGAGCGTGCTGATCACCATCGCGACGCTGCTCATGTTCTTGGCGAAGACGTTCATCTTCATCCTGATCTTCATGCTGGTGCGCTGGACGGTGCCGCGCTTCCGCTACGACCAGGTGATGGACCTGGGGTGGAAGATCATGCTGCCCGCCGCCCTCGTGGCCGTGGTCGCGACCGCGGCCACGGTGCTGGCGCTCGACTCGTACGGCATCGAGCCCGCGGGCCTGTATGGGCCCAAGCTGGGCGGCCACGCGTGGCTGCCGGTGTACGGGCTGACGCTGACGGTGGTGAACGTGGCGATGCTCGCCATCGTGCTGTGGATCATGGACCGCGGGCGGACCCTGGTGGGCACCGGCTCGCTCGACGAGAAGCGGGAGCGCGCGCGGGAGCTCGCACGCGCCCGCGCCGCCCGCCACCAGCTCGCAACCGGCAGGAACGTCTAA